The sequence below is a genomic window from Penaeus monodon isolate SGIC_2016 chromosome 14, NSTDA_Pmon_1, whole genome shotgun sequence.
gttttttttattttattttacatgaaACAGTCAACGGAAAACCATTAAATTACTTAATTTGCTAGTATGATtcttaattacaagcaaaacattgtggaagcttcaaataaaatggaaacagtacctgactactctgcaacttatattcTTTATGTACACCACCATTTGCTTTGCAAGACtatggaaagtttaaatgtatttctctgattcggtcaaaatattttttcttattacacaCATTGTTATTCATATGAAGAATGGAAGTTGTATAAAGTTTTGGATCTCATTGTATCCAAGTGagttttatcaagaaacttacaATGTGATTcataatcaatgaaaatataaatccctacctGAGACTACATGagatatatctgaaaaaatatcGTGCTCtaattggctggccggagtgtatcaaaccgtatcaagTTGAAGGaatacactttgatacaaaatgaaaagatgtttcaacaggttccaataatgtacgcaTAAAGCtcaaacatgtatcagagtgtatcaaagtgttagggatttccgaaatgttacaaaaaaggcgtATAGCGTGTACCTATTTGGTCATACTATCTCCAAGAAGTTCAACCAATTCTAAGGTTTATACTACATCTAttgatgtggatttttttttttttacaaacaaataACTTTGCTCAAACTCCATCCAGGCACAATCTACATAAACAATCACATTTATATCACTGCCTAATCCACCATGACACAGTTCCTTAACCCAATCTTACTCCAAAACACATAAAACCTGGAGACCAGATTTAACAAAGACttacattttaaaatgtaaacaCACTAGGATATCATCATATTctcaaagcataaaaaaataatacttgaaCTTTGAAAGATAATGCATGATCTGTAATGTTAAACTAATTTCacatgtgaagagagagaaaaaagtaaataacaatgCTTGAAttctataaataatgaaataaaattttcagTTGCAAGACTCCCTTGTTAATGTCAATTCAGAAATATTTCTGAATATGTAATACTGTATGAAAGCGACTGCCACAGTGGCACTCTAAGGAAGACatagcaaatgaaaataaaaaatgaaaaaactaacaATTTTAAATCCCTGGAGTTCAGCTTTACCCTATACAATTACTGGGGGAAAGAGAATGTAAATTTCGGACTGAAACAGTAATCCGATTACCATAGGAAATACTAATACTGTTCATGGCAGCTCATCACTCCTGAATGCATTTTCATACTAAAAAGCTTGTGATCAGAAAGGTCCAACCCCTaattatggaaatgataaaaaagacaattTGTAAATATCATTGAGATTATGCTGAATGCATTCAGCAGAAGTGAGGTTGATACTCCAAGCTGCCTATTCATCCCAGCCTTTAAATTATCATGGCTTGACACTCAACATccatcttcttaaaaaaaaaaaaaaaaaaactcatataatCATAATCTCAAATATTTCTGAATGACCTTCTCACATTTACCTTATTAAATGTTAGCCATTCATGGATTGGAATACAAACAgatattaccttttattttacaCTTGATCAtcctagttttattttattttttttatttatctatttattttttgctaaaCAGGTTATACAGACTGTATTTCAATAAATGCCAATAAAATTCAAGACCCaatctatctgtaaatatatattcatgctaTATGGATTtccatgtgcatatacacatatacacaagtatatacatatatatataaatatatgaacaatcacacaaacatgcataaataAGACTTGCTTTCACAATCACACGAAACTATATTAGAAATGGACAGTTCCCTTCAATACCCTTCCAATATCATGCTGTGATACTTTGGAACAAACTTTttcaaacatgtatacatatatataaacagtcttTCTTCTGCAACTTGACTGGAATATGGATCCCATTCTAAAgtaacagcatttttttttttcttcttgcaatctaatttttaaacataatccAAGCTTGtctgtacacacatataaacatgtgaaTATGCTTAATGAAAGTAGGATGGGAGAAGGATGAAAAGAtgcattatttatacacatatgaagttgcatatgtctatataaatatacatatatatgtgtgtgtgtgtgtgtgtgtgtgtgtgtgtgtgtgtgtgtgcgtgtgtgtgtgtgtgtgtgtgtgagtgagagagagagagagatatcatgaGCATGAGATTGTGAGTGAGGATGTGTATTTAATCCAATTGCCTGGGGTTTATGTACTGTCTAAGGgactttgttttgtgtgtgaaattgttacatacagatggcttgACATGTGCTCAGTTCACCAAGAAGTCCCTCAGTAACCACACctaatttccccattccttgaatctGCATGATTTCCCCccctaatattataaataataatattattatttttattgatatcataactatcataataatataacaaataataataaagacacaaatataataaaaaatgctttccaaggaaaatggaaaacaggTGACACATGTAcaactaataactgactccttggtgactcagGTATCTGTGGATAAAGACAGCTAATGAACTAATATGACAGTGGGCATGGCTTGTATTCTTGCCCTGCATGCCAATTGGGTTAAGACTGTCTGAGTGTGTGACTTTTTaagttatgagagagagagagagagagagagagagagagagagagagagagagagagagagagagagagagagagagagagagagagagagagagagagagtgtgtgtgtgtgttcatatgaagaatggaatgtgtgtgtgtgtgtgtgtgtgtgtgtgtgtgtgtgtgtgtgtgtgtgtgtgtgtgtgtgtgtgtgtgtgtgtgtgtgtgtgtgtgtgtgtgtgtgtgtgtgtgtgtgtgtgtgtgtgtgtgtgtgtgtgtgtgtgtgtgtgtgtgtgtgttcccataTCTGTAAACCTTTGTCTTTTCAGTGAATTTCAGAAACTGTAAAAGAGGACAGCTGAATGATTTGCATTTGTGCACATCAACAACAATTCCAAGGGAGTATGCTGGCAAATGACAGGTAAGTTACTCTTTAGGAATGAGATCTAAAAAGATCAAAAAGTAACAACTACTGTGGTTGGCCACTTCACTAGAATGTTCAACCTCTCAAGCAAAGTTAGTTCAGCACGGTCTTGCCCTGAGTACCAATAGCAATTaaaagaagggagataaagaatcAAAATGGAGGGTAACTTCTATTCTTTTCCTAGCTGTACTTTTTAATTAAGTAAAAACATTACAGCAACAAACACTGTAAGAATGGTACTCCTTGAGATATCATTATTAAGGCCACCATCACTTTGATATGAAAAATTTCATACTATTGGTGCagtaatacaagaaaaaatagcTTTATCATAACTAAAGAACTTTTCTTCAAACGAATGTTTCTAAGAGAGTAGTTGCTCCAAAATATTGTTGCTCTAATATTATGACATCTTTTTCTTCAGCTACACATGCCTGTCCACAGCACACTAAATCACTGGAACTCTTCATCAGAAATAAGTTCAAAGTCTTCCTCAAGATCTGTCACCGATTGCTGCTGACGGTCTTGTGACCTAGTCATTCTTGCTGTTGGCTCTGCTGCCGTTCGTCTCGGCTGCTGGCTCATTTGGGGTGGTGGCTGGGCCTGTGCTGCTGCTTGCCCTATCACAGATGTCATTAAATTCTGTCCAAGAGCAGATAAAACATTGCCTGCATTTTGAGCTATAACGCTAGTCATTAATTGGCCTATGGGATCCATAGGCGGTGAAGTATTTGTTTGACTAGGGATGGAGGGCTGTGCCCGGGGCTCTGGCCTTGCCTGGACCCTTTCTTCGAAGGTTAATCCTTCTAAAAAGGCATCCTCCTCCTCACTGCTATCACCAAAGTGTGAGGAGACAAACTCCATTTGATATCTATCCCCACCTGTGCCCTGCCTTTCTGGGACAGGTTCCCTTACTACTTTGGGGAGATCTGGAAGCTCTATATCAGGACCATCGAGATCCTCAACGCTGTCATGGTCATAGGATGGGAAATCCTCAGGAAGTCCACTTGTGAAAAATGTAGAGCTGATTCCATCTGTGGGGAGAAAAtaacaaatgtaaaatatatgcactttattatcttattctcttttttatcttataaatgtatattattcttGACAGGCTTCCCTCCTTTACAACCCAGgacgcatatgtataaatatttgattatatGATGCTAGTTCTAGACACAATACAAGCTGACAACAACTTGTGCGGTCATTACTTTCACATTtgtactattacttttacttcaCACTTGCTCTTAAgaacacctctgtgtgtgtgtgtgtgtgggtgggggggtgcatgtgtgcatatgtatatgtatatgtatatgcatatatgtacatatgtgtatgtatatgtgtatgcacatgtcaCACATAAACAACCAAGCCTGAGGCCAAGGTGCCAATCCCTAAGTCCCCCCTGACGCGGCTCTCCTGCCCACCTTCCGAACTGAGAGGCAAGGTCAGTCCCTGAGCGGCAGGGGCCCCTTCGCCTCTCTCGCCTCCGCCAGTATTTTTGGTCCTCTTCCTCGTGCTCCTCTCCGAATCCTCCTGCAGGTAGGCGTCCTCGACCATCTGCTCCACCTCTGGAGGATCCTGGCTCATGAGGGGCACGTCCAGGGCTGCCTGGGCCTCGGCAGACTGGAGCTCCGGCATGAACTCCGTCAGGTCGCTGTCCAGAGACACGTTGGAGATCTCTGAAAAGGTACCACGAGTTATTGCAAGAGGGAACCGGAAAGAACATGACCAACAAATGTATATGCGAATTAATCACTGCATAAATGAAGAAATTCATTCGTACATCATTtgtaacaaaccaaaacaaataagtgaataaacgACAAAAGGCATGCCACAGTAGGCCGAGATCGCGACAGCCACCCACCCATCTCCGAGTCCTCCCCCCTGAGCGCCGCCCTCATCTTGGCCAGGCGCTCGTAGAAGGAGTCGGGTAACACGTGCAGCAGGATCCCCGGGCCCGTCATCACCAGCATGAGCAGGATGTATACCAGCACAGCACCCGGCACCAAGTGGCCCACCACAGCACCCACGCTCAGCACCGTAGACACTATTGCACAAAACtgcaagaggagaaaggagatgagtTGAGACGAGTTGTGGCGACCTGATATGATTGAAGGGGAGTTAGGGGAAGTTGGGATGAGTTAAGGTGAGTTGGAGTGAGTTGAGCTGAATTAAGGGGAGTCGGTGTGAGCTGAGGCGAACTGAGGTGAGTCGAAATGAGTGGTGGTGAGTTGAAATGAGCTGAGGCAAGGTGAAATGAGTTAGGGTGACTTGGAGTGAGTTGAGGTGAGCCGAGGTGTGTTAAAGCAACTTGAGGTGAGCTAAGGTGAGACGAGATGAGGGGAGTTACGACAAGTTAAAATGAGTTGGAATGAGTTAAGGTGAGCTGAGGCGAGCTAAAGCAAATAAaacggagtaaaaaaaaaatacccgatACAAGTAGAAATGATCCAAAATGAGCCGAAGCGAACTGAAATGAGCAGAGGCGAGTTTAGCGGTCGGAAGGAAAAATCCCACCACCTCGACCTGCATTTCTTAGCTTGAGGATGATCTGGGACTGAATTTAATCGGACTGAAGGGGCTGCAATCAGGCAATTTAACTGACGTTATAAATATGTTGATGTTTTATATGCAACGTGTTCGAAGGCAAAGAGATTCAGGGTAAACTTGTGCGTCTCCTCCGTTTTCTAAATGACCGCGTAGCTTTAAACATGTCACTGCATTAACAAAACCATGCAGtcttaattaatgttattattaccataattaatattaccgttattatgatcgttatttcTAATctgatcaccaccaccacaatcgccaccatcatcatcatcattgttcttactactactaccattatcattattacgttatcacgGATTCTTTCCacgatataaaaataaagagaaaaagaattatagaaaaaaaaaacacgtaatataTTACTGAAAGAACAATAACCTCCGTGATATTCCCTGAATACAGAACTGacgcacagacaacacacacacgcaaggcaAGAACGCGATGAATGAAGGAGGGAACAAATATgaattggaaaagaaagaaaagaaaaggagagagggagggagagagagagagagagagagagagagagagagagagagagagagagagagagagagagagagagagagagagtgagtgagagaaagatgaacgaataaaaatatcataaaacaaagacaatgctcatttctacttatttattttttttctaaaataagaaacacacacacacacacacaatgaagatCTACCTATCCCAGCAAGGAAGACGGGGCGCGGGCACGAGTAGCCTGACGAAGCAATGACGCCGTTGGCACCAGCCGCCCTGCACACCTGTTACATACCCTCTCCCCTGGCCCGCCCGTCGCCCACCTACatgcccgcccacccgcccactcaCCTCATACCCGCTATCCCTCACTCGCATATTCCCAGCATACCCATCGCCCTCAGTCACATATCCACCTCATACCCATTCGTCCTCACTCGCATATTCACCTCATACTCAttcgtactcacacacacatacccaccttATCAATCCATCCACATACCCACCTACTGACTCGCATTCCTCGCCCGCCCACCTTTCAGCCCACTTTTCCTCCCCTCGCCCGCCCACCTTTCAGCCCACATATCTCCCCTCGCCCGCCCACCTTTCTGCTCACATATCTCCCCTCGCCCGCCCACCTTTCAGCCCACATATCTCCCCTCGCCCGCCCACCTTTCAgcccacctttcctcccctcgcccgcCCACCTTTCAgcccacctttcctcccctcgcccgcCCACCTTTCAGCCCatctttcctcccctcgcccgcTCACCTTTCAGCCCACATATCTCCCCTCACCCGCCCACCTTTCAACTCACCTGCGACAGCCGCCCTCCAACTACTCCGTTAAGGGCCAATTTGTCACATCtgcttttgtgcgtgcgtgcgtgcgtgtgtgtgtgtgtggataggggtctctctctctctctctctctctctctctctctctctctctctctctctctctctctctctctctctctctctctctctctcttgtgtgtgtgtgtgtgtgtgtgtgtgtgtgtgtgtgtgtgtgtgtgtgtgtgtgtgtgagtgtgagtgtgagtgtgtgcacgcGCGATGGGTGTActatgaggagaagagaagtgtAAAGAGAAAGTgatgaagcaaaaaagaaaaaaaaaatgtaaataaagtggagaaggaaacaggaaaaaaaacacaaaagaattaTATGTCTCCACGATATATCTTCCCcgtccccatgcccccccccccccccccgaaacctgCACGCtagctccaccctctccccccgtgATCATTAGGTCGCATGTTCGATGTAAATACAATAGAATTACGACCTTATTATCCGGCGCTCATTCTCCTTATATTTGGAgcgaaaagtattttaaaaaagaaaggaaataaaagaaaaataataaataaacagacttGATTCCACGTCCATGGTATTTTAACATGTTATATTCAGCTAAAGTTAAATGTCACAGAATAtagaaacaaacaataatattaaagttaTCAATGGTACCTAAATGGGccgatttatcatatattatgattataactacaataaataacaataacgataacaacaataatgatgatggtgataatgctaatagttatggtaatagcaataagtaataagtagcaagtagtagtagtaggaattaTTGTTTTAACAGTAGCCATgctcatagtaatagtaataatagtaaaaataacaacaacaataataatagcagctgCAGCACTTGTGTAGTTGTTGTAACTGTTGTAGTAGTAGccatagtattagtaataattacaataataatagtaataacagcagcaacaggagcagtagtagtagtagtagtagtagtagtagaaataataataataataataataataataataataataataataatagtaataataataataatagtaataataataataatagtaataataataataacaataacaatgccaGTAGTCGTCGacgtaacaacaataacaaacataacaacctaaacaacaacaaaaacaaaataataataataataataaaaaaaaaaaaaatccaagaacaaGGCCACAGAAGTCACCCAGCAGGCCCCCGATTCGAGCGCCGCTGGCATTACGGGCGGGCGGCGACACGCACACGACGGCGACACGAACTTTCTGCGTCTGTGTACGAAAGCGTGGGAGTTCGTGGGCATAATCTGCATGTGTTGTAACTTGTTTTTCGGTTGAattattcatccttttttccttttaatgcatCGCgttgtgtattatcattattaatattataattatcatcatccttattcctATTATccgtattaccattattaccattatttttatctgtatttagtatcatcattttcttacGCGTTGCCACTCCTTGGCAACAAGGTACGTGAAATTCCATCGAGTTTTAAGACGAATAATAAATACGTTCACAGTGTCACAGGAattaccaagtaaaaaaaaaatccatccctTTTGAGAGCGCGCCTGAGAAAGTACACGGAACTGATACGATACGAAAACAAGAGCAACCAGACGTGTTAATCCCCACGAAAACAATGACTTTGAAATGACACACGACCGTTGTATACCGTAATCACATAGGATCACGGGAGCGCCATACATACAGATCACGAATACGGCCGCCAGCGAACAGCAAGGCGTGGGGAGACCACTTCCaggtataaacaaacaaaaaatccatTTACCTTGACACCTATCATAACATCTACCTAAACAAAACAGCAACTATTCGCCGTGACAGCCGACTTCCAGCTAACAGGAGTTCCCGAGCGGAGGCCCTGCACTCAATGTTGCTGAAACGACCATGAGCGGACCATGAAACGCACACCATGACGCCATGAACAAACACAAGCCAAAGAGAACTCACTGGGAGACTATTTTAAGTATCTGGTTCGATAGACACATTCGCAGACGCAAGGTGGAGGTATGTGcgccactagaaaaaaaaatcaataaacaatactAGGAATGctacaaaaagaggaagaaataaaagctactctaaaaaaacccataaaatatgCACAGCTAagtccaacaaagaaagaaaaaatctccaTCTTTTTCAGAAcagaatcgaaaagaaaaaaatccaaactgcacttcaacaataataataataataataataaaaaaaaaaaaacactggcctGCTATAAAAGCGCGAACTACCAACCAACGCAATTTCGAccttacctacccccccccccccgcccctttaacAAAGCACTTTCCGATTCCGATAACCACTAAATCCCACCGGATCTCCGAACCCAACTTGCTATCGTACTCCGCTAGCCACCGGTACGCCTGGTCTTCCTATGTGAACCAAAACAAACGCCCCAACAATACGCGGGTTTAATGCTGCCACGCCCGTCCCATGCAGCAGCTTATTATTGTATACCCTTCGCTGACGCTACAGTTCGATGCAGTTGCTATTCTTGAGATGAGAGGTGTGGCTTGGAACGCTCGTTTCTTACGTGAGGCGTCGTTAATTCATATTCAACACTATTAAATTAATAAGagcaatgatgatggttatgatgatgatgatgataacaacaataataatcattactactactattattaatatcattatcgttttactatatcgtcataataataacaataataatgtacacCCATCACGGCTTTCCAAAATGCAACTAGGCCTGCAAATgccacacaaaaaacgcacacacttaaaagaaaaaaaaacacacacacacaatacgaaaGGCCGACTCCAAACTCGTACCAAaacttcaataaaaaatataatcaaacaaatacagtaaaacaacccaccccaaaaaaaaacatcttttgagAATCGCAAACCCTTTTTACTCTTCGTAGAGTCGATTAGTTTAGGCATCGACCAAATTCAATATGAAATAAACCAACTTATCACTGGACGTTCCTCGCGACCGCTAGCAAACCAACCCTTTTATTCATCaaactcaaacttttttttaataaaacaaaactcgAATCATAACCACGAGTCATACTTTATTCCCCATTAATACACCAATGACCTTTTCTCAAATGTCACGTCATCACCTATGATTAAGCTTTTCTTTGACCGCGTTACGTCacactcagacacagacacacacacacacgaggcgaCTGGCATAATAGGTCAACTTCCCAAAAATATCTCGGTTGTCCATGTGAGGTGAACTTTATGCATAAGCGACAGTGCAGAGAGCTCGTAACACACGTAGTGCATTGGATATtgaggtggtgggtggtgggggatgTGGgataggagtggggaggggagggggaagagggaggagaaggagatgaaggagaagaagaggaggaagatgattcgacgagaaagagtaagaggatgaggaagaagaaaatgagaaagataagagaggaagagacgaaaaaagagaagGTCGACGACATACACAACCCACATATAAAAGCACATTCGATAACACCcatgtataccccccccccaaaaaaaaaaaaaaaaaatcaaatcccgtAACCTCGCGACTCGCAATTCCGAATATCGCACTCGACTCacgctctctcccctttccattcgCCTTAAAACCCTGAAATTCCgtcgcaacacaacacacacaaaaaggctaGCTAAGACTTGTCCCTTTGCCCAGTTCAGGAaggaggagcgggggaggagggggtagggaggaagagggagagggagagggagagggagagggagagggagaggaagaggaggaggaggggaaggagtaggaaggggaggggtaggaggaggagaacaatgatgatgatgatgaatgcgaGACGAAGGAAAggcaaaagaagaaggaagacgagaggggggtaggatgagagagagagaatgggataaaacaaaagaggaaaaggggaaggaggactgacacctagaaagaaagaaataaa
It includes:
- the LOC119580846 gene encoding reticulophagy regulator 3-like (The sequence of the model RefSeq protein was modified relative to this genomic sequence to represent the inferred CDS: added 106 bases not found in genome assembly); amino-acid sequence: MASWRNALLRLWPFRSENNDSSSSQWGRKTETRKIARALGPWEAYMVTVQSILIWESPGTSALAVVGVNVLFWLVVWSELRVYFVASVAALAVFLHQQWVHTIWPEIRVPKPEPDDTEDWTPVHPSVLSVPEISQYVEGAWRCLCDNYTWLLHLRRVQPALFCAIVSTVLSVGAVVGHLVPGAVLVYILLMLVMTGPGILLHVLPDSFYERLAKMRAALRGEDSEMEISNVSLDSDLTEFMPELQSAEAQAALDVPLMSQDPPEVEQMVEDAYLQEDSERSTRKRTKNTGGGERGEGAPAAQGLTLPLSSEDGISSTFFTSGLPEDFPSYDHDSVEDLDGPDIELPDLPKVVREPVPERQGTGGDRYQMEFVSSHFGDSSEEEDAFLEGLTFEERVQARPEPRAQPSIPSQTNTSPPMDPIGQLMTSVIAQNAGNVLSALGQNLMTSVIGQAAAQAQPPPQMSQQPRRTAAEPTARMTRSQDRQQQSVTDLEEDFELISDEEFQ